The following are encoded in a window of Astyanax mexicanus isolate ESR-SI-001 chromosome 6, AstMex3_surface, whole genome shotgun sequence genomic DNA:
- the asb10 gene encoding ankyrin repeat and SOCS box protein 10, whose translation MSRRSFAFTSTALRSLEQDRDLLERQHYQRRLVDPVVSGYLLRKEAREKTRLSRQTLPEQVPPTVCQDLLVQNALFTGNLEAVKEFFPKGSKATLVIQPEGGAMRWVSDGKVRGLWSLTYEQELTTPLHITSGRGFTECLRHLLLRGANVDFAPGGTTALHEACEECQPECVKLLLQYGANANAVNEDGLMPLHVCTELDSLECAKHLIQFGAAINGRSLDENDTPLHVAARHGLPGHVGLYLRHGAQLERQNDEGLTPLNSACSQPQDLGALERYTQVCKQLVEAGADVHTTDVDKQTPLHMACKNASPDVVDLLLQNGAIVNDMDYGGEAPMHNILKMVAYKSDHQPERIVQALLNYGSIRVWPGALPKVLKYCCMSPHTIEVLLNAYSRIKVTDQWVEAVPPEVFQQHREFYESVFALASTPRSLQHLARHRLRTYLDSRVHIVVPKLGLPTFLKDYLMLEFRGYIH comes from the exons ATGTCCAGACGAAGCTTCGCCTTCACTTCCACAGCCCTGCGCTCTCTGGAGCAGGACAGGGACCTGCTCGAGAGACAACACTACCAGAGGAGGCTGGTAGACCCAGTGGTCAGTGGATATCTTCTGAGGAAAGAAGCCAGAGAGAAGACCAGGTTATCCAGACAGACTCTACCAGAGCAGGTCCCTCCAACGGTGTGCCAGGACCTGTTGGTGCAAAATGCCCTGTTCACAGGAAACCTGGAGGCTGTGAAGGAATTCTTCCCTAAAGGCTCTAAAGCCACCCTGGTTATCCAGCCTGAAGGAGGAGCTATGCGCTGGGTCTCCGATGGGAAGGTGAGAG GACTGTGGTCATTGACATATGAACAGGAGCTGACCACACCGCTGCACATCACGTCAGGCCGAGGCTTCACCGAGTGCCTCAGGCACCTGTTGCTGAGGGGAGCCAATGTTGATTTTGCCCCTGGGGGCACCACCGCCCTGCACGAGGCCTGCGAGGAGTGCCAGCCAGAGTGCGTCAAACTGCTGCTTCAGTACGGTGCCAATGCCAATGCTGTGAATGAGGACGGACTCATGCCCCTGCACGTCTGCACAGAGCTGGACTCTCTGGA ATGTGCCAAAcacctcatccagtttggtgctGCAATTAACGGCCGCAGCCTGGATGAGAATGACACGCCTCTGCACGTTGCGGCTCGTCACGGCCTCCCCGGACATGTGGGGCTCTACCTGCGGCATGGAGCTCAGCTGGAGCGGCAGAACGACGAGGGCCTTACGCCACTCAATTCAGCCTGCTCACAGCCACAAGACCTGGGTGCCCTGGAGCGCTACACTCAGGTGTGCAAGCAGCTGGTCGAGGCTGGAGCAGACGTGCACACAACTGATGTTGACAAACAAACACCTCTACACATGGCCTGTAAGAATGCCAGTCCAGATGTGGTGGATCTGCTGTTGCAAAATGGTGCCATTGTCAACGACATGGACTATGGTGGGGAGGCACCCATGCATAACATTCTGAAGATGGTGGCCTATAAGTCAGATCACCAGCCGGAGAGGATAGTACAGGCTTTACTGAACTATGGATCTATCAGAGTCTGGCCAGGAGCACTACCTAAG GTGCTGAAGTACTGCTGCATGTCTCCACATACAATAGAAGTGCTGCTAAATGCTTACAGCCGCATCAAGGTTACAGACCAGTGGGTGGAGGCTGTTCCTCCAGAGGTGTTTCAG CAACACAGAGAATTCTATGAGTCGGTGTTTGCATTGGCCTCTACTCCTCGCTCCCTGCAGCACCTGGCCCGCCACCGGCTACGCACCTATCTGGACAGCCGTGTGCACATAGTGGTGCCCAAACTGGGCCTGCCCACCTTTCTGAAGGACTATCTGATGCTGGAGTTCCGAGGCTATATTCACTAG